Within the Amycolatopsis camponoti genome, the region CGGTGGTGGTGATGAAGATGTCGGCCGTCGCGACGACGTCGTCCAGCTCCACCACGTCGAGGCCGTCCATCGCCGCCTGCAGCGCGCAGATCGGGTCGATCTCGGTGACCGAGACCCGGGCGCCCTGGCCGCGCAGTGCCTCGACCGCGCCCTTGCCGACGTCGCCGTAGCCGCAGACGAGGACGCGCTTGCCGCCGATCATCACGTCGGTGGCCCGGTTCAGGCCGTCCACAAGGGAGTGCCGGATGCCGTACTTGTTGTCGAACTTGGACTTCGTGACGGAGTCGTTGACGTTCATCGCGGGGAAGAGCAGCTCGCCGTCCTTGGCGAGCTTGTAGAGCCGCTTGACGCCGTTGGTCGTCTCCTCGGTGACGCCGCGGATCTCCTTGGCCATGCGGGTGAAGCGGTCGCCGTCGGCGGCCAGGCTCGCGCGCAGGGTCTCCAGGACGATCCGGTACTCCTCGGGGTCCTCTTCGGACGGTTGCGGCACCGCGCCCGCCGCTTCGAACTCGACTCCCTTGTGGACGAGCAGGGTGGCGTCGCCGCCGTCGTCGAGGATCATGTTCGGCGCCTGGCCGCCCGAGAACGCGAACAGCCGGTCGGTGCACCACCAGTACTCTTCGAGCGTCTCGCCCTTCCAGGCGAACACGGGAGTGCCGGACGGCGCGTCGACCGTGCCGTCCGGCCCGACGACGACCGCGGCGGCGGCCTCGTCCTGGGTGGAGAAGATGTTGCAGGACACCCAGCGGACCTCGGCGCCGAGCGCGACCAGCGTCTCGATCAGCACGGCGGTCTGGACGGTCATGTGCAGCGACCCGGCGACCCGGGCGCCCTTCAGCGGCTGCGAGGCGGCGTACTCCTCGCGGATCGCCATCAGGCCGGGCATCTCGTGCTCGGCGAGCCGCAGCTGGGTGCGGCCGGCCTCGGCCAGTGCGAGGTCGGCGACGGCGAAGTCGAGGCCGTTTCGGGTCTGCAGTTTGTCACTCATGCTTGCGCGCACTCCGGAGTTCGTTTGCGGAACGCTCGGGAGGCGGCACGGGACAGTCCACGCGCACGACGACGGCGGGACACCGAAAAGCACCTCCCTCGCGGGAGGCGCCCTTGGAGTCGTGGTCCGGGCCGAGCGTGGCGGAAAGAGTTCCGTCGCAGCGCCTCTCGGCCCACGACCAGGATGGCAAAGCCGCCGGGAAGCTGTCAAGCGAGCCGGCGGGCCATGAGAACGTCGTCGAGGTCCTCGCCGCCGACGTGGAATTCCCCGCGCAGCACGCCTTCGACGACGAACCCGGCGCTCTCGTAGAGCCGCCGGGCGGCGGTGTTGTGACCCAGGACGCGCAGCGTCACCTTGCGCGCGCCGCGCCGGCGCGCCTCGGCCACGGCGGCGTCGACGAGCCGCCGGGCGATGCCGAGCCGCCGCCGGTCCGGGTCGACGGCGAGCCCGCCGATCACCCGGACGTGAGCGTGGGCGGGAATGGGGAACCCCGCGTCGAGACGGACGTAGCCGGCGACCATGCCGTCGTGCTCGGCGACGAGGACGTCTTCGGGGTGGGTGCTTTCGTCGAAGAACGGGGTGCCGGCCGGCGGCGGGGGAGCGGGGGACACCGCCGTCGTCCAGG harbors:
- the ahcY gene encoding adenosylhomocysteinase, with product MSDKLQTRNGLDFAVADLALAEAGRTQLRLAEHEMPGLMAIREEYAASQPLKGARVAGSLHMTVQTAVLIETLVALGAEVRWVSCNIFSTQDEAAAAVVVGPDGTVDAPSGTPVFAWKGETLEEYWWCTDRLFAFSGGQAPNMILDDGGDATLLVHKGVEFEAAGAVPQPSEEDPEEYRIVLETLRASLAADGDRFTRMAKEIRGVTEETTNGVKRLYKLAKDGELLFPAMNVNDSVTKSKFDNKYGIRHSLVDGLNRATDVMIGGKRVLVCGYGDVGKGAVEALRGQGARVSVTEIDPICALQAAMDGLDVVELDDVVATADIFITTTGNFGIISAEQMSRMKHNAIVANVGHFDNEIDMAGLAKLPGIVKKEIKPQVHEWTFPDGHAILVLSEGRLMNLGNATGHPSFVMSNSFTNQAIAQIELFAKPGEYATDVHRLPKHLDEKVARLHLDALGVKLTKLSKAQAEYIGVDVEGPYKLDHYRY
- a CDS encoding GNAT family N-acetyltransferase; translated protein: MSTVRTARAGDEAVLAKLDERTWTTAVSPAPPPPAGTPFFDESTHPEDVLVAEHDGMVAGYVRLDAGFPIPAHAHVRVIGGLAVDPDRRRLGIARRLVDAAVAEARRRGARKVTLRVLGHNTAARRLYESAGFVVEGVLRGEFHVGGEDLDDVLMARRLA